The sequence CCTGCTCGGAGGTGATGCCGCCGAAGTACTCCGCCTGCTGCTTGATGCGGGTGTAATTGTCCTCGCCGCCGCGGTAGGTGCGGAACTCGCTCTCCGGCGTATCGACGAAATAGAGCCGGAAGATGTCGGTGCGGCCGCCCGGCAAACTCACCTCGAAGCTGTCACCGTCGTTGTGCTTCTCCTTCGCCAAGGTGCAGCCGCGGTAGACCTCGTAGCGGCCCGCTCGCTCCGAGCCCTTCCCCGGGCTCGGCGGCGCGGATTCCTCCGCGGACGATTTCCGGTGCCCCGCGGTGTCGACGGACGGATGGGCTTTCTGCCACTGGTCCCAGCCCCACAGGCAGACCGCGGCCACGACCACCAGTAGCGAACTCAGGGTGCTCTGTCGGGCACGAATCGCCATCTCAGAGTCCCTTGAAGCCCTGATACTCGGTGTAGGTGCCGGTCGGCACGGCCACCTGGCCCCACTCGCGGTTCAGGCGGCGGTACTTGTTGATGAAATCGCTCGGCACCGCCCAGTTCACCCAATCCCGGTTCACGGATTCCCGCTGCATGCCGGTGCTGATGTTGTGGCGGATCTCGAAATGAAGGTGCGCCGGATACATCCCGAAATTGCTGCCGATGGTGCCCACCTGGGTGCCGCGCTTCACCTGCTGGCCGACCTTCACCATGATCTCATTGAGGTGGCCGTAGAGGGAGTCGCAGAACTTCACCTGACCGCTGGCCGGATCACGGTAGGCGTGGCGGATGAGCACCACGTTTCCCCAGCCCTGGTGGACGTTGTAGGCCCAGGTCACCACCCCGTCGCCGCAACTGTAAACCGGATCGCCAAGGTCGGTGTCGCCGCCATTGCGGCCATTCCAGTCCTCGCCGAAATGGATGGGCGAGGTCAGGCGCACGCCGCGGGCGATGTAGTAGCCCGCGCCATTCGGTTTCCCCACCGGGAAATCAAAGCCATCCGCGAGGGGCATCCGCACCGTGGACTGGGCGCGGACCGTGGCGGACATCATCGAAACCACCAGCGCCAAAAGAAAGGCGAGGAGGAAGCCGGTCCGGGTGCCGCGGGAAATCATCCCCGCAAGTGCACTCCTCCACCTCGGTCCGGGCAATCAAAAAACCATTCTCGATAGAACCGATATTCAATGGATGCGTAATGAATCGAGGGCAGGCGGGCTCCCCCGAAGAATGGAGTATGCAAGCAAGCCCCCTGCCACTAATTTGGAGACATGAAACTCGAGGAGATTCAGCGTCACGCCATGGAACTTCCGGATACCGACCGGGCGGAATTGGCCGCCGAGCTGCTGAACTCGCTTCCAAGGGTTCTTGCCGATGACGATGAGGGCATCGCCGAAGCCCGACGACGAGCCAAGGAACTTGACCAAGATCCGTCCGTGGGCTGCTCCTGGCAGGAAATCAAGAATGCCTTGGGCAGGTAAACGTGGAAGTCGTTTTTCATCGACGCATCCAAGCGGATCTCCGCTCCGCCTTGGCGTTTTATGAGACCGAGGGAGGTTGTCGCCTTGGAGACCGGTTTTTCGCCGAGGCGGAAGATGCGGTGGCCGCGGCGTTGAAAAACCCGAAATCCTTTCACTTCGCCGCCGAAGGTCTCCGCCGGGTGGCCACAAAAACCTTCCCTTACCATTTTCTCTACGAGGAAGATGCCCAAAGGATTCGCTTCCTCGTGCTCCGACATGACAAGCGCCACCCTCGGTTCGGACTGAACCGCCGCTGAACTCCGCCTCCGAGCTCACCCTTCCTTCGTCTCCTCTCCGGCGATGCTGATGCACAGCAGCGCCCAGAAGCAGCAGATCAGGTTCGCCACCGGCACCTGGAGCATCGGGGGCAGGCTGTAAACCACCGCCACGCCGGGGATCCACACCATCCAATTCGGGATCAGATTCGGCAGGACCATCCGCCGGTACCAGCCGGGGGTGAAGATCCTCCCCTTCAACGGAAAGCCCCGCGCTTTCCAGAGGTGGATCAAGGCATTCGCCGGAGCCGCCCACAGCGGGGTGTAAACGCCCATGTCGATGAGCATCTTCGCCGCGATGGTCCGGAACGAGACATCCGTCCCCCACCAGCGCCCCTGGGCGGTGTAGAACACGTCCACCAGGATTCCGGAGAACGCCCACCAGGCGATGCCGAACACCAGCTCCGAACCCGGCGAGCGCGGCCGCAGCGAGGGGATCGCCATCCGGAACACCCACGGCAGCAGCCCGCAGAACAGAGCCGCGCTGGTGGCGGAATAGAGGAAGCCGCCCGCCAACTTCAAGCGCTCGACATGAGCCAGCACCTCCCTCAGCGCCGGATTGGTGGAGTAAGCCACCAGCAGCAGGATCGCCGCCGCCTGCAGGATCAGCCCCGGAATCAGGTTCGCCCGAGCGGCATACCACCCCGCCCGCCATGGCGAGTAAACCGAGGTCGTGGGATCACTCATTTCGGGGAAACCCGGCCGGTCAGGCCGTGAAAGTATTCGTCAGGATCAGGGTCGCGATGGCCACTCCGGCCGCGATGCGGTACCAGCCGAAACCCGCCAGCCCGTGGCGCTGGAGGTAGCCGACCAGCCATTTCACGGCGAGGAAGGCGGACACCATCGCGGCCACCCCGCCAATGGCGAGGTTCACCGCGCCGAACTGGTGCAGCATCAGCTTGGCGGTGCCGAAATGATGTTCGAACTCCGGACCGCTGGCGTGGGCCTTGTCGAGAGCCGTCTTGGCGGTCGCCGCCGTCAGCGTGAGCACCCCGAGGAGAAAGGAGTATTCAACCGCGGCCCGGACCGTGAGGCCGACCATCAGGCCACCGGCGATGGTCATGAGGCTGCGGCTGGTGCCCGGCCACATCGCCACGCACTGGAGCAGGCCGATCACCACCGCGAGTTGCCAGGTAAGTTGGCCGAGCTCGCGCTTGTTACCGGTGGCCGGGTTCTTCTTTCGCCACCAGACGGCCGCCAGGATGGCGACGCCGCCGACCACCCACGAGGTGATCACCGGCCACAGCCCGAAAAGCTTTTCCTCGATCCAATGGTGCAGCACCAAGCCGACCACGGCGGCCGGCAAGAAGCCGACCACGAGATTGATCAGCAGCTTCAGCCCCGCGGAATCGCGCCCGATCAGTCCGGAGAGCATCTGCTTCACGTGTTTCCAGTAAAGGCCCAGCACGGCGAGGATCGCCCCGCCCTGGATGCAGATGGCGAAAGCGTCCGCGGCTTCCTTGTCAGCGGGGGAAACGGTGCCGATTCCCATCAGCCGCTGCGCGACGATCAGGTGGCCGGTGGAGCTGATCGGGAGGAACTCGGTGATGCCTTCGATCAGGCCGAGGAGGAGCGATTGCCAGTGTTCCATGCGCGGGGGCACCGTGACGATGTTGCCCGGGTCCGGCAAGGGATTTGCGGTTGCGTCCTCTTCACGGAAGACGGATGTTCCGCCCGTGCGACCGGGATTGAAACATCGCTACCTCCGGATGGTCCGGAAGATGTACCGTGCCCTGCGCCATCCCAAGCTCCGGCACCGTGGATGGTGGCGGAAAATGACCCATCCGCTGTTCGAACGGCGGCTGTGGAAACCCTGCCGGGACACGGTGGCCACCGGATTGGCAGTGGGCATGTTCTTCGCTGTCCAACCCGTCCCTCTACAGTCGATTTTTGCCGCCCTGATCGCCACTCGACTGCGGGCCAATGTTCCCTTTGCGATGGCCGCCTGTTGGCTGAGCAATCCCGTCACGGCTGGCCCCATCTGTCTCACTCAACTTGGCTTGGGAATGTTTCTGCAAAGAACATTCAATCTACCGGTGCCCAAAGGGGAAATCCGCTGGGAAGCCCTCGCCAAGCTGAGCCCAAAACTAGCCTCGATTCCCTTGGGCGAGTTCCTCCTCGGATGCCTCGCTTCGGGAGTGCTGCTGGCCTTGCTCACCTACCCGCTGGTCCACCTTTTCTCAGCCTTGATGCCGCACCATTTGCCGGTGCGGAAATATCTGGCTGAGCCCTCCGGGCCAAGTGGTGTCACTGGCGATCCAACGAAGCCGATCCCCTGAACGGCCGCGAGCTGACCATGGCCCCGAAGGGAGCTCCCAGCCGCTGCTGGTCCGGCACCGGCGGGAACCGGTAGGTCCGGCGACGCTCGACCTCTGCCCGGCGCGCCCGGCGGGCAATCCACCAGCCCAGCCCGCCCAGCACCACGGCGGCCCCTGCTCCGATCCAGAAAATCCGCGCCGTGGGCGCATCGATGGCCGAACCGCGGCTCGCCTCAAGATAGCCGCCGAACTCGTTGACCAGCAGCCCCGTCAAATGATCGAGCAGGGCTTGGGAATCGAGCGTCCGCTGTTGATCCGAGGCCAATTGGCTCCGGACCCGCTCCACCACCCCGGCGGCCACGAACGAGGGAATGCGCGCGCCATTGCCCGGTTTGGTCACATTGCCGGAGTCGTAGGGGCGGCCCATCCCGAACGCGCGGGTATCGACCTCATACACCAGCACGACCCCGTCTCCCTCCGGCAGCCAGGCTTGCTGGAGGCGCGCCGCGAGATCGACCGGCGTCGCCCCCATCACCACCGATTCGGTGACCACGTAGAGGTGGAACCCGTGCTGCTGTTCCAGCCCCCGCAACCGGTCGGAAATGACCCGCAGGCCCTCGGGATTGCGGGTGTAGAGCCCGGCATTGTCCTGGACATTGAACGCCGGACGCGGCGGCGGCGGACCATCGGCCGAAAAGCCAGCCATCATCTGGCCCCGCCCGAACGGGGCCACCGCCAGGCACGCCAGAAGCCACAGGGCCCATGCAAAGGATTTCAGTCCGGTCACCGCCAGCCAGCATGCCGGAGGCGGGCGGCGCTGGCAAGTCAGGCCGATGCCTCCGCCTGCTTCGCCTTCTTTTCCTCCCGCAGCCCGCTGATGAACAGCAGCGTGGCTGCCACGCAGATGCAGGAGTCGGCGACGTTGAAGGACGGCCACCAACCTCCGCTCGAAGGAGAAAGCTTCTCGAAGTAGGGGAGCTTCACCGAAATGAAATCGACCACATAGCCGGCGGAGAGACGGTGCCAGAAGGAGTCCCCTTTAAGCGACTCCAAGGCAAAGCCTTGAGTGAGTCGATCCGTCAGATTCCCCCAGATGCCGCAGAGCAGCAAAGCCACCGCAACCCTGGCCAATCCGGTGGCAAACACGCCCTTTTTCCAAAAGATCCGGATGACCAGCATCGCCAGCAGCGGAACACACAGGAACACCACCGGAGCCCAATCGGATCCATTTCCCATCCCGAAAGCCACCCCTTGGTTGTGGACGCGGACGAGATTGAACCACCCCTCCACCACCGCTTGATGCTCTTCCACGGAATGATACCCCGGCGGCGGTTCGGGGAATTTCCCCACGATCCACCATTTCGTCCACTGGTCGAGGACGTAGAGCGGGAGCGTGACCAGGAGCAGCAGCTTCTTCAGGGAGGGCATGGGCGTTGGAGTCAGGCCTTCACGGGAACCACGGCATCGCAGCGGTCGCACAGGCCGCTATCGAGCAGCGGCTCGTGGCGGCGGCAGCGCGGGCACAGGCAGAGGTCGGTCTTGCGGGCGGTGGCGGCGAGTTCCGCGCCTTCCGTGACGTTCAGACCGGCGAGGATGAAGAACTCCTTCGCCAGCTCCTGGTCCTTCAGCAGCGCCAGCACCGGCTCGCCGGCGGGCACCGTGAGATCGACCGCGGCCTCGTTGTTGCGGGTGAACTCCTTGGCCTGGATGCTCTTCTCGATGGCGGTCTGGATGACCGACTTGATCTGGAACAAGCGGTCGGCGGACGCGGTGGCCTCGCTGGGCGCGAAGGCCGCGTCCGGTTCCGGGAAATCGCGCTCGTGCACGCTCTGGTCGCAGAACCCGGCGTGCTCCCACGCCTCGTCCGCGGTGTAGGCGAGGATCGGCGCGAGCAGCTTCGCCAGCGCGACGAAGACATCGAACATCGCGGTCTGCGAGGCGCGGCGGCGCAGCGACTTCGGGGCATCGCAGTACATGCGGTCCTTGGTCGCATCCACGTAGACGGCGGAAAGGTCGGTGGTGCAGAACTGGTTGAGCGCGTTGAAGACCTTGCGGAACTCGTAGCCTTCATACGCCTTGCGGCACTCGGCGACCACGGCGTGCAGGCGCTCGAGGATCCAGCGGTCCAGCAGCGGCATCTCCTCCGGCGCGACCCGGTCGGCCTTCGGATCGAAACCGTCGAGGTTGCCGAGGAGGATGCGCAGCGTGTTGCGGAGGCGGCGGTAGGGTTCGGCGACCTGCTTGAAGAGATCCTCGCTGAACGGCACCTCGTTCTGCCAGTCGACGGACGAGACCCACAGGCGCACGATGTCCGCGCCGTACTTGTTGTAGAAGTGGGCGGCGTCGATCGGCTTGCCGGCCTTCTCGGCCTCGGACTTGGAGAGCTTGCCCTTCTTGTCCTTGTCCACCACGAAGCCGTGGGTCAGCACGGCCTTGTACGGAGCGGCCTTGCGCCAGGCGATGCTCATCATCAGCGAGCTCTGGAACCAGCCGCGGTGCTGGTCGGTGGCTTCGAGGTAAAGGTCGGCCGGAGCGTGCAGCTCGGGGCGCTTCTCCATCACTGCCACGTGCGAGCAGCCGGAGTCGATCCACACGTCGAGCGTGTCCTTGCACTTCTTCACGCCCGCCGGGAGGCCCAGCAGTTCGGCAAGCTCGGCATCGGTCTTCTCGAACCAGACATTGGTGCCTTCCTTTTCGACGAGATCGGCGACCTTGCAGGCGAGCTCGGAGGAAAGGATGGCGACGTTGTTCTCATCGAAGAACACCGGCAGCGGCACGCCCCAGGTGCGCTGGCGCGAGATGCACCAGTCCGGGCGGGATTCCACGGTGCCGTAGATGCGGTTGCGGCCCCACGCGGGCAGCCACTCGACGCCGTCGATGGCCTTCAGGGCCTCGCCGCGCAGGGTTTCCAGCGAGATGAAGAACTGCTCCACCGCGCGGAAGATGATCGGGGTCTTCGACCGCCAGCAGTGCGGGTAGGAGTGCTTGTAGCTCTCCCGACCGAGCAGCGCGCCCTTCTCCTCGAGGATCTCGATGACGCGGTCGTTCGACTTGAAGACGTGCTGGCCCACGAGCTCGGGCACGCCGACCTCGACGGTGAAATTGCCGTCGTCATCGACCGGCGAAAGCAGGCCCAGACCGTATTGCTGGCCGGCGACGTAGTCGTCCGCACCGTGGCCGGGGGCGATGTGCACCGCGCCGGAACCGGTCTCGGTGGTCACGAACTGGCCGAGGATCAGCTTCGAAGTGCGGTCGAGGAACGGGTGGTGCGCCTCGAGGTTCTCGAACTCGCGGCCCTTCGCTTCCTTGATCGTCTCCACCAGCTTCACGCCGGTCTTCTGCTCGAAGGTCTCCACCAGCTCGCGGACGACGACGAGCGTCTCCGAGTGGCCATCGCGCTCGAAACGGCCGATGATGTAGGTGAAATCAGGGTGCAGGGCCACGCCGAGGTTCGCCGGCAGTGTCCACGGGGTGGTGGTCCAGATGACCATCGAGGCCCCGGCGGCACCGAGGTTGCACGCGGCCTCCGTGGACAGCGGGAACTTCACGAAGATCGCCGGGCTTTCCTTGTCCTTGTACTCCACCTCGGCCTCGGCCAGCGCGGTGTGCGCGCCGTAGGACCACTGGACGGGCTTCTTCGACTGATAGACGCTGCCGCTCTCCACGAGCTTCGCGAACACGCGCAGGATCTCCGCCTCATAGCCCGGGGCCATGGTGACGTAGGGATTGTACCAGTCCCCGAACACGCCGAGGCGGCGGAACGAACCGCGCTGGATGTCGATGAACTTCTCGGCGAACTCGGTGCAGCGGCGGCGGATTTCCGCGGGCTCCAGCCCGGCGGCCTGTTTCACCACCTTGAACTCGATCGGCAGGCCGTGGCAGTCCCAGCCCGGGATGAAGGGGGCCTCGTAGCCCGCCATCGTCTTCGACTTCACCACCAGGTCCTTCAGCACCTTGTTCAGCGCGGTGCCCATGTGGACGTCGCCGTTCGCGAACGGCGGGCCGTCGTGGAGGATGAATTTCGGAGCCTTCTGCTCCTGGCGGCGGGCAATGATCCGCTGGTAGAGTCCGGACTCCTCCCATTTGGCCAAACGCTTCGGCTCGTTCTCGACGAGGTCCCCGCGCATCGGGAAAGTCGTCTGCGGCAGGGTCAGCGTGTCTTTGTAATTCGGGGCGTCCGCGCTCATGGGAAGGGGGCGGACGCTAGCAACGCCCCCCCGGCGGGTCAACCACCGGCGAATACGGGTTCCCCGGCACCCACCGGAAGCTACCACGGGCGCACGCTCAAGGAGATGTGCGGATTTCGTGAACTTGACTTTTTGCATGATGGCAAGCATTCTGCTTCTCCTCGTATTCCCCCCTTTCCGTTTCCGCATATGGCTCCCCCCCGCATGCGCGTTGCGGTGATCGATTCCCAACCGGTCGTCCGAGCCGGCTTGCGCCTCGTCATCGATGCCTGCACCTCCCTGTCCTTCGCCTTCGAGGCCTCGGACCCACGGGAGGCGATGGAGAAGATTCGTGCCGGTGGGGTGGATCTGGTGGTGTCCGAGGTGGCCTTCCAGGACCACGAAAGCGTCTTCGAGCTGCTGCGCGAGCTCCGCGAGCTGCCCCGCCCGGTGCCGCTGCTGGTTTTCTCCCACCACCTCGAACAGCAGGTCGCCCCGAAGGCCCTCCAGGCCGGGGCCCGCGGCTATCTGGAAAAGCACGCGTCCATGGAGGAAATCGTCCGCGCCATGCACCGCGTGCTGGCCGGAAAGGTCTACCTGAGCCGCGAGATGACGGAATGGGCGCTGGATCATCTAACGCCCGGCGGCACCACCCCGCAAACCCCGGCCACCCAGGTTTCCGGACTGACCGTGCGGGAGCTGGAGATTCTCGAACTGATAGGCAGTGGCATGCAATCCAAGGAGATTGCGAATTGTCTCCACATCAGCCTCAAGACGGTGGAGACCCACCGCGCCCACCTCCGCGAAAAGCTTGGTATTGCAAGCGGTTCCGGGCTCGTCTGCTACGCCAGCCAGTGGGTGGTGACGGAGCACGCGGCCTCCTGATTAGATAACATCTCAGGGTTAACCCTGAGATGAGAATCCGGGTTGCAGCCGATTGTATTTAGCCCCCAAACCCTTCAGGGTGTTAGGGCTATGAAAACCACCCCCCAACAGGAAGGCACCCTCTCCTTCCGCACCCGCCCGGCTTGGTTGGCCGCATCACTCCTCATCATGGCCGCCCCCCTGGCGCAGGCGTTCGTGATGACCTTCCAACTGGTGACACCCGCGAATTCCAGCGACATCTCCGGCGACCTGTCCGCCACCGTCACCGACATCGGTGGAGGCCAAGCCCTGATCCAGATCAGCAAGGGCTCATCCTTCGTCGGGCGGATCGACGAGGTGTATTTCGATGTCAACGACAGCATCACGCTGATCAGCAGCATGGCCACCTCCACCACGCCCGCCGACTACACCATCATCAATGGCGTCAGCTACACCGGCGGAGCGGTCCCGAATTCCATCTCCCCCGACCATCCCCCGGGAGCGACCAATGCCCCGTGGCTGTTCGACACCGATTTCGACTTCGGAGCCACCAGCACCGCCAATAGCATCAACAACGGCGAAACCGCGGCCTTCATCGCAACCTTCTCCGGCACGGTGACCTTCGCCGACCTCGAGCAGGCCGCGACGGACGAAAACTTCCGCATCGCCATGCACGTGAAATCCCTCGTGGGCGGCCAGAGCGACGCTTACGTCAGCCTGCCCCCGGATGGTGGCGGCACCATTCCCGAGCCCTCCAGCGCGCTCCTGGGCGGCCTGGGCGGCCTCCTGATGGTCCTGCGCCGGAAACGGTGAGGTCAGTTCGCCGTCGTCTCATGGACGGCAATCCGGAAGAAGCACGCCTTCCCAGCCCCCGCCGGCGCGTGCGCTTCGAGCGTCTCAATCCCCCCGCTGGTCGCAATCACGGAAACCGGAACCGCCTGCCACGTCTTCAGATCGCTGGAACATTCCACCTGCCAGCCCACGTTCGCCGCCGCCGTGTCGTGGGTGAACCGGTAGCTGGCGGAGGAACCCGAGGCGATCGCTCCCCCTGAAGACGCCGCCAGGGAAACGGCAGGAGCCGCCGCCCCATCCTTATGCAAAGGATCCAAACCCAGGGTGTATTCGACCAGGTTCGGAAGGCCATCGCCATCCGGATCCGCCGTCGCGGCCACCCGCGAGGCGGGCGCGTTCGCGCCGAAACGGGAGGCCTGCCAGACGCCAAAGGGCGAGTCCGTAATCGGGACATCCGCTTCACCGGAGGCGGCGACATAGCCGCTGCCTCCAGCCACCTGCATGCGAACCGTCCTGGTGCCATCCGGAAGGTCGTTCTTCACCGCCACCATCTGGATCTGGCCGGCGGTCTGGAATGCGGGCACCACGACATCCGTGCTGCCGGGAGCCACGATCGAGAAATCGGTCCCCGGCGCGACGGTGCCCGCGAATGCCAAATGGACGACCGTGTCCTGGGCAGCCGGGGTGGAAAGGGTAACCGTCGCGGTGGCCATGGTGCTGGTGGAGCCCTCCACCATCGAACCGGAGGCGGACACCGAAGCGACCGGCGGGGCCAGCGGCAGGCTGCCGAAACTGGCGACCGCAAGCGGATCGCCGAGCACGACGTTCTGCCAGGACAAGTAGCGCATGCCGGACCAAGCGGACTCCACCCAGGTGCGCCCGTCGTTGAAATAGCGGGCGAGCATCAGGTAGTTCCGCGCCACCGCGGTGGTGAGCGGCTCCCAGACATGGCCGGTGCCGAAGGTGCCGCCCGCGTCCACCCAATCGGAAAGCTGGCCGTGATCATCGAAGCCCCCGACCCCGCCGAACTTGCGGGCGTTGTAGCTTTCGAAGGCGTTGTAGATCGCCCCCTGTCCGAGCTGGCCGCGGTAGGTGTTGATGTAGCCGTCCTTCAGGCCACCGCTGTGGTTGCCACCGTAGCCGGTGAGCGCGGCGACCCGGCCGCTGAACCGCTGCGTGCCGGCATTGCCCGCGGGGAGGTCGCCGTTCAATCCGATCAGGAACGCATCGGTCTGCTCGAACACGAAGGCCGGCCAGGTCGGAGCCATCAGGGTCTGCGTCGAACTGTAGTCCCCGGACTCGAAGGTGCCGCCGGCGCTCTTGTCCTCGATGATGGTGTCGACGCTCTTGTCGTAGACGGGATGGAGGCCGCGGTCGATCATGGCGTTCACCGCCGCGGCCGAGTTGCCGTCGAGGCGGGCTGTTAGATAGATGCTTCCCGGAGTGACCGCGGTGCCGCCGGACTTGTCGAGGAGCTGCCACTTCGGGCCGGAGACCTGCTTGCTGAAGAACTTCGTGGCGGTGATCGTGGAGCGGTCGTAACTGGTGATGTCCGCGTTCACGCTGTAGTACGGATTCACCACGTAGTTGTCGGCGCCGGAGTCCATGTTGCCGCCCGCTTCGCCGGTCTCCAGGTTCTGCCAAAGCAGGGTGAGTTCGGAATCGACCGAGGCATACGAGGCGTTTCCACCGGTGATCCGCGTGGCGGCGGAGCCCGGATTGTCCCCGACATCCCCGCCCTGGATGTCCTGGACTCGGTGCGGCAACCCCTTTGTTAGAACGAACACCACCACCTGTTGCTGGAGGCTGTTAGAGGTGAGGTAGGTCCGCAGCGGCTGGCGGATCTTCGAGATGAAGTTCGCGTAGGAGATCGTGCCCGGAACGAGGGTCGCGTCGTTGAAATCGAAGCCGCGCACTCCGGGGCGGACCGCCGCGTAGTGGTTCCAGATGGCGAGGCTGTCCGGGTCCTTCGAATTGTAGAGGACCAGCACCTTGGCCGGAGTAAGCGCCCCGGAAGAAATGAGCGCCGACCCTAACAGAAGGAGGCAGGCCCACCAGTGAACCAGCATTCCGGAGATCCGGAGCCGGGATCCGCGGACGCGCCCTGGGCAGGACGCGGGTACGTGATTCCCCCGATTGGAAGTCATTCGCTTAAGAATGATTAAAGACCCGGGGGAGACGTGTGCAAAAAGCCCTATAAGCGAATTACCTTCAAGGGGAAAGTTAACGGCTGCGTAAATTCCCCACTTCTTGCGTAAATTTACGCAACCGTTAG comes from Luteolibacter sp. LG18 and encodes:
- the ileS gene encoding isoleucine--tRNA ligase, whose translation is MSADAPNYKDTLTLPQTTFPMRGDLVENEPKRLAKWEESGLYQRIIARRQEQKAPKFILHDGPPFANGDVHMGTALNKVLKDLVVKSKTMAGYEAPFIPGWDCHGLPIEFKVVKQAAGLEPAEIRRRCTEFAEKFIDIQRGSFRRLGVFGDWYNPYVTMAPGYEAEILRVFAKLVESGSVYQSKKPVQWSYGAHTALAEAEVEYKDKESPAIFVKFPLSTEAACNLGAAGASMVIWTTTPWTLPANLGVALHPDFTYIIGRFERDGHSETLVVVRELVETFEQKTGVKLVETIKEAKGREFENLEAHHPFLDRTSKLILGQFVTTETGSGAVHIAPGHGADDYVAGQQYGLGLLSPVDDDGNFTVEVGVPELVGQHVFKSNDRVIEILEEKGALLGRESYKHSYPHCWRSKTPIIFRAVEQFFISLETLRGEALKAIDGVEWLPAWGRNRIYGTVESRPDWCISRQRTWGVPLPVFFDENNVAILSSELACKVADLVEKEGTNVWFEKTDAELAELLGLPAGVKKCKDTLDVWIDSGCSHVAVMEKRPELHAPADLYLEATDQHRGWFQSSLMMSIAWRKAAPYKAVLTHGFVVDKDKKGKLSKSEAEKAGKPIDAAHFYNKYGADIVRLWVSSVDWQNEVPFSEDLFKQVAEPYRRLRNTLRILLGNLDGFDPKADRVAPEEMPLLDRWILERLHAVVAECRKAYEGYEFRKVFNALNQFCTTDLSAVYVDATKDRMYCDAPKSLRRRASQTAMFDVFVALAKLLAPILAYTADEAWEHAGFCDQSVHERDFPEPDAAFAPSEATASADRLFQIKSVIQTAIEKSIQAKEFTRNNEAAVDLTVPAGEPVLALLKDQELAKEFFILAGLNVTEGAELAATARKTDLCLCPRCRRHEPLLDSGLCDRCDAVVPVKA
- a CDS encoding M23 family metallopeptidase, translated to MISRGTRTGFLLAFLLALVVSMMSATVRAQSTVRMPLADGFDFPVGKPNGAGYYIARGVRLTSPIHFGEDWNGRNGGDTDLGDPVYSCGDGVVTWAYNVHQGWGNVVLIRHAYRDPASGQVKFCDSLYGHLNEIMVKVGQQVKRGTQVGTIGSNFGMYPAHLHFEIRHNISTGMQRESVNRDWVNWAVPSDFINKYRRLNREWGQVAVPTGTYTEYQGFKGL
- a CDS encoding response regulator transcription factor, with the protein product MAPPRMRVAVIDSQPVVRAGLRLVIDACTSLSFAFEASDPREAMEKIRAGGVDLVVSEVAFQDHESVFELLRELRELPRPVPLLVFSHHLEQQVAPKALQAGARGYLEKHASMEEIVRAMHRVLAGKVYLSREMTEWALDHLTPGGTTPQTPATQVSGLTVRELEILELIGSGMQSKEIANCLHISLKTVETHRAHLREKLGIASGSGLVCYASQWVVTEHAAS
- a CDS encoding Mpv17/PMP22 family protein; protein product: MSDPTTSVYSPWRAGWYAARANLIPGLILQAAAILLLVAYSTNPALREVLAHVERLKLAGGFLYSATSAALFCGLLPWVFRMAIPSLRPRSPGSELVFGIAWWAFSGILVDVFYTAQGRWWGTDVSFRTIAAKMLIDMGVYTPLWAAPANALIHLWKARGFPLKGRIFTPGWYRRMVLPNLIPNWMVWIPGVAVVYSLPPMLQVPVANLICCFWALLCISIAGEETKEG
- a CDS encoding DUF2062 domain-containing protein, translating into MTHPLFERRLWKPCRDTVATGLAVGMFFAVQPVPLQSIFAALIATRLRANVPFAMAACWLSNPVTAGPICLTQLGLGMFLQRTFNLPVPKGEIRWEALAKLSPKLASIPLGEFLLGCLASGVLLALLTYPLVHLFSALMPHHLPVRKYLAEPSGPSGVTGDPTKPIP
- a CDS encoding addiction module protein, with amino-acid sequence MKLEEIQRHAMELPDTDRAELAAELLNSLPRVLADDDEGIAEARRRAKELDQDPSVGCSWQEIKNALGR
- a CDS encoding TPM domain-containing protein codes for the protein MTGLKSFAWALWLLACLAVAPFGRGQMMAGFSADGPPPPRPAFNVQDNAGLYTRNPEGLRVISDRLRGLEQQHGFHLYVVTESVVMGATPVDLAARLQQAWLPEGDGVVLVYEVDTRAFGMGRPYDSGNVTKPGNGARIPSFVAAGVVERVRSQLASDQQRTLDSQALLDHLTGLLVNEFGGYLEASRGSAIDAPTARIFWIGAGAAVVLGGLGWWIARRARRAEVERRRTYRFPPVPDQQRLGAPFGAMVSSRPFRGSASLDRQ
- a CDS encoding undecaprenyl-diphosphate phosphatase, which codes for MPDPGNIVTVPPRMEHWQSLLLGLIEGITEFLPISSTGHLIVAQRLMGIGTVSPADKEAADAFAICIQGGAILAVLGLYWKHVKQMLSGLIGRDSAGLKLLINLVVGFLPAAVVGLVLHHWIEEKLFGLWPVITSWVVGGVAILAAVWWRKKNPATGNKRELGQLTWQLAVVIGLLQCVAMWPGTSRSLMTIAGGLMVGLTVRAAVEYSFLLGVLTLTAATAKTALDKAHASGPEFEHHFGTAKLMLHQFGAVNLAIGGVAAMVSAFLAVKWLVGYLQRHGLAGFGWYRIAAGVAIATLILTNTFTA
- a CDS encoding signal peptidase II; this translates as MPSLKKLLLLVTLPLYVLDQWTKWWIVGKFPEPPPGYHSVEEHQAVVEGWFNLVRVHNQGVAFGMGNGSDWAPVVFLCVPLLAMLVIRIFWKKGVFATGLARVAVALLLCGIWGNLTDRLTQGFALESLKGDSFWHRLSAGYVVDFISVKLPYFEKLSPSSGGWWPSFNVADSCICVAATLLFISGLREEKKAKQAEASA